Below is a window of Fervidobacterium pennivorans DSM 9078 DNA.
AATTTCATTTGCCTTCAAAGTTGATTTCAAGTTAACAGGGTATTTAACCTACGACATGAACTTGGGAAATCTTGATAATTTCCCGATAGCCTATTGGACAATCACACCACCAGCACCTTTTGATTCCGTGGCAATCAAATTTACCGATTATCTAACATATTCACATGCCACCTTTAAGCTCTTTGACTATGATTTCATCGTCCCGAGGTATTACTTCGTTGATACAAGGCTTTCTGTTAATATTCCATACATTCAGACTATCTACCTTGCAGCGGGTAGGATGAGGCTTTCAAGAGGTTTGACTTCTCAATACGAGGGTGTTTCGCTCGGAGGGCTGAAGTTCGACACATACAACACCTCAAATACATCACCAGGGCTTGGCGGATTTGTCGGTTATGTCTATGGCAAATTTGATGGTTATTCATACGAAGTAGGTGGAGCATACAGCACAGAAATGAAAACTTTCGCTCTTTACGGGACCCTTACAACCAATTTCGGTCGTTTTGGTGCATACTACGAAACTCGCTACTACCAAGTATCTTTGAATTACTCCAATTCCCAGAAGATATCATTTGGAACTGTTGATTACTGGGCTGGTATCGGTGCAGCAACGAACACAATTAATGAACCAAGCTTTTTGGTCGGTGCCAAACTTACATCCGGTCCTTGGTTTGCAGCTGGTCAGTTTGCTTGGATTGGAGCAAATAAATACGATTTGAGTTTTGCAACAGGAGAACCCTCAAACCCGAATGCACCACGCTCTTGGAACGTTATGGGTGAAGTTGGATACAACTTCCCAGGATTTTACGTTGGTGTTTTTGCCAAATACAACAGCAACTGGGCAAGCAGTGGTTGGTTGCCACTCTATGGTGTGAAGCTGAATGTTGGAGATTTTTCGCTTTCATTTGCCAACGGTGACTTGTATGCTTCTTCTGCACTTCCAACAACACAATTTGCTCTCCTTAAGCTTACGTATACATACCAAACAAGCATAGACCTACTTGGTGCAGCTCAATCGCTTGTCGCAAGTCTTACTCCAAAACCAGCAGTTCAAGAAAGCAAGCAACCGACAACAATCAAAATTGCCGACCTTTACAGTATGCCGGAAGGTTCAAAGGTTACTGTCACTGGTACTGTCCTTGCACCAGTTGGATTGCTGAGCAATTCAGTAACATATATCCAAGATGAAACAGGAGCGATAATGCTGTATGGAAGGTCTATTCCTACAACTTTGAACGTGGGAGATATAGTTGTTGTGAGTGGTTCAACGAAAGTCTACAACAACATTCTTGAGATAGTTGTAGATAACATAAGTGTGGTTGGTAAAGGAAATATAAAACCTGTTGAATTAAAGTCTCTTGACAAGTCTTACCTTTCAAATCTTGTATATGTAACCGGCACAGTTGAGAGCGTTGGAAAGGATAATTTCATTGTAAATGCCGGTGCTTTTAAGGTAAAGGTTTACATTAAGAGTGCAACAGGAATTAGTTTGGCTGGTATTTCAGAAGGAAAGACCGTTAGGGTAACGGGTATATTCACACTATTTAAAGACGAATTTGAAATCCAGCCTTTGAAACAAGAAGATATCGAAGTAAAATAAAATTGACGTTAAAAGCTACATAGGAGTGAAGAAGGGGAATGGTTTTTAGAAAATCCAAAACAAACGCTGTATTTTTTCTTGTAATCGCTGTTAGCCTGGTTCTTGCCCTTATACTGAGTTCTTGTTCACCTCAAGAAACAGCGATAAGTAATGTTGAAGTGCTCGATGGGGATACACTGAGAGTTTCAGGACTATCATTTAGAATCATTGGAATCGACGCACCAGAAATTCATGAAGGAGATAAGCCGATAGGTGAGTATGGGCAGAATGCAAAAGATTATCTTTACTGGTTCGCAAGTCAATTTGAGCTTTCGTACGAGCAAAAGGGGAAAGATAGCTATGGAAGGATTTTGATTTACCTTTTTGGAAAAGATAGGCAAACCGGTGTGAAGTATCTTTATGAAGCATCACTTACTGAGAATGGATATGCTCGACCCTTGATTTACGACAGCACATCAGTTCCAAACTACACTAAGGCAATCGTTGACGCTTACAAAAGGGCATACGAAAACAGAAAAGGTATATTCTCGAAATACGATAACGCACCAGTTATCGACAAAACCAAGGCAAGCCAGATGAGTTCCTATAAAGGTAAGATTGTTTGGCTTGAGATGGATGTTAGTAATGTAAAATTTTCTAACGATACTTACTACATCTATTCGGACTTTGCGCTTGTTAAGATAAGAAGTGGTGAGTACAACAATTTATTCAATGGGTACAACCTCTATGGTCTAAAGGGTAGAAAAGTGAGATTTTACGGTGAACTTTGGTATGACAACTACGAAGGGAAATATATGATTATGCTACGCGCACCGTTTGAAATTAAAATCGTCAACTAAAAACAAAAGGGAGGAATTGACGGTATGAAAAAGCTTTTGATAACGCTTTTGTTGGTAGTGAGTGTTGTATTTTTTGCGCAGAACTTAGTCAAAATTGCGGATATTTACAAACTAAAAGAAGGCGAAACGGTTGAAGCAACTGGTATCATCCTTGCCCCAGTTGGAGTGCTTGGAAATTTGACAACGTATATGCAAGATGAGACCGCTGGAATCATGTTATACGGCAAAGTTTTACCTGTTGACTTAAAGATAGGTGATGTTGTTAAAGTTGTTGGCAAAACAAAGGTCTACTATGGAATTCTTGAGATTATACCAGACAAAGTAGAGGTCATTGGCTCAGCTACACCAACGGCTGTTGAACTCAAAGACGCGGACTTCAAAAAATATCTGTCCAACCTGGTTGTAGTTACAGGAACTGTGAGTTCTGTTGAGAAGTACCAGTTCAAAGTAAAGACCGATAAGTTCGAGATTTTGGTGTATATAAGAAAAGAAGTGCCATTTAAAGTTAATACGCTAAAAGTTGGAGACAAGGTTTCGGTAACGGGTGTTATGTATCTGTACAAGGATATGTATGAAATACTTCCAAGGATGCCGGAGGATATAAAGAAATTCTAAAAAAAAATGAGTGTAATTTGCATGAATGCATGAGAAAGCCAGCTGGGAGAAAACCAGCTGGCTTTTTAAGGTTTTTAAAGGTTTTTAACAGTTTTAAAACGTCTGCTAATAGAAATATGTTAAAGTCCTTCTGGATAACTCCCGGGGAGGAAGCGGGGGAAATCAAAATGATGGAGGTGTTGAGTATGAAACTTAGGGGTTTCGTGTTGTTATTTTTAGTATTTGTAACCATTATCTCATTTGCGCTGAATATTATTTACCTTGTCGGAGATGGTATGAGTTTTAACCAGCTTCTTCTTGCAAGTATACTTGAAGGAAGAGTTTTGACAACTATGACATTGCCTTACACAGCTATACAAACGACTTACTCTGCTGATTCATGGGTGACAGATTCTGCTCCAGCGGGGACGGCCCTCTTTGCCGGATACAAAACATTGAACAGTGCGATAGGCGTATTACCAAATGGTACACCGATGCCTTCAATATTTGAAATTGCAAAGAGCGCTGGTTACAACATTGGTTTGGCAGTTACGTGTAGGGTAACTCATGCCACACCAGCCTCAATGTACGGGCACGTAACAAATAGAAACGATGAAGTAATCCTTGCTAAACAGCTCGCTGAATCTGGAACTGTTGACGTCATTTTTGGTGGCGGATGGGATATGTTTGTCCCAACTGCGCAAGGTGGTAGAAGAACAGATGGGCTTAATCTCATAGAAGTGATGAAAAGCAAAGGGTATGAATATATAACAACAGTTGAACAACTTAATACTGTTCAGTCTTCAAAGGTTCTTGGTTTATTTGCCAAGGGACATCTTGACCCAGTTTCTAACAGGTCATCAGCTCAACCAACCCTCGATGTTATGACCAAAAAAGCCCTCGAACTTCTTTCAAAGGATGGTAAACCTTTCATGCTCATGGTTGAAGGCTCACAGATAGATTGGGAAGCACATTCGAACGATTTCTACGGAGTTTGGAAAGAGGTTGTGGAATTTGATAACGCTGTCAAAGTTGCTCTCGAATTTGCAGCTAAAGATGGTAACACACTTGTGATTGTTACCGGTGACCACGAAACAGGTGGATTGTCACTTTCAAAAGGTGGTTACACAATTAACGTGGAACTTGCAAGAAAGGCAAAAGGAACTACACAGATGTTCTTAAGCCAATACAACATCGCAGATAAAGAAAAATTTATTGCGGGTCTTAAAGAATGGTATGGTATATCTATCACAGATGCCGAATACGAAAACTTGAGACAGATTCCTTCAAACAATCTGAGAAGAGAACTTGCAAGGTTTGTAAGTGAAAAAGTTGGATTTGGCTGGACAACGTTTGACCACACAGCTGCACCCGTCCCAGTCTACGCTTTTGGACCCGGTGCACATTATTTCACAGGTTTTATGGACAACACGGAC
It encodes the following:
- a CDS encoding thermonuclease family protein is translated as MVFRKSKTNAVFFLVIAVSLVLALILSSCSPQETAISNVEVLDGDTLRVSGLSFRIIGIDAPEIHEGDKPIGEYGQNAKDYLYWFASQFELSYEQKGKDSYGRILIYLFGKDRQTGVKYLYEASLTENGYARPLIYDSTSVPNYTKAIVDAYKRAYENRKGIFSKYDNAPVIDKTKASQMSSYKGKIVWLEMDVSNVKFSNDTYYIYSDFALVKIRSGEYNNLFNGYNLYGLKGRKVRFYGELWYDNYEGKYMIMLRAPFEIKIVN
- a CDS encoding alkaline phosphatase, with protein sequence MKLRGFVLLFLVFVTIISFALNIIYLVGDGMSFNQLLLASILEGRVLTTMTLPYTAIQTTYSADSWVTDSAPAGTALFAGYKTLNSAIGVLPNGTPMPSIFEIAKSAGYNIGLAVTCRVTHATPASMYGHVTNRNDEVILAKQLAESGTVDVIFGGGWDMFVPTAQGGRRTDGLNLIEVMKSKGYEYITTVEQLNTVQSSKVLGLFAKGHLDPVSNRSSAQPTLDVMTKKALELLSKDGKPFMLMVEGSQIDWEAHSNDFYGVWKEVVEFDNAVKVALEFAAKDGNTLVIVTGDHETGGLSLSKGGYTINVELARKAKGTTQMFLSQYNIADKEKFIAGLKEWYGISITDAEYENLRQIPSNNLRRELARFVSEKVGFGWTTFDHTAAPVPVYAFGPGAHYFTGFMDNTDIPKIIMKITKLSAISFPEVKTTGSGY